AAAATTCTAGAAATAATTAATCGCTCAGAAGACTCAATAGAATGAAATTTTTTCTCTTGCGAAAACTTATCTCTTTCAATTTTAATATAGTTTCCGCAAAAATATCCTGATCATATAGCCAAATAATGGAATAAATAGAAATGAAAAAATTTGACATCCATAAATGGCGGCCAGAGTTGGGCGCAGGAGGATACGCAAATGATGACTCCAATATGGCTTTTTATCTACGCATCCATGCTATTCTACCTAAAAATGCTGTTATACTTGATTTAGGTGCAGGACGCGGCCCAAATTTAGAAATGGCTTCCAAGAGCCAGTTTCGCTGGAAGTTCATGAATCTATACGAACATTGCCAGCATCTGATCGCTGCAGACATTGACCCAATCGTCACAGAAAATATGTTTGCGCACGAAACGATCGTTCTCAAGCCTAATGCCCCCTATCCTTTTAAAGATAACCAATTCGACATCATAATTTCGGACTGGGTATTAGAGCACATTGACGACATATCATCTTTTAGCTCTGAACTGTATCGAATATTAAAGCCGGGAGGGTGGTTCTGTGCACGAACTCCGAATAAATTCGGTCTTATAGGCCTTGGCGTCAATTTTTTGGGTGCTTTCGAGCATATAATTCTTCCCTGGCTTCAACCAGAAAGACAGACAATTGATGTCTTCCCGAAACACCACAAATTGAACACTCTTTCCGCCTTATCCACCGCATTCAAGAAAGATCATTGGCATAATTGTACATACAGAGTTTCTACACAACCTGCTTACCATGCGAACAAAAACTGGCTATTCTGGGCAACAGAAAAATGGCAAAAATTTTCTCCAGAGTGCATGAAAACAATTATTTTAGTTTTCATGCAGAAAAAACCATCAGATAATCAACAAAAAATAAAAAATTGACTTCATTCTCTCCACAGCAAAGAATGATTTTTCAATACAACAGAGATTATCATTACACGCCCCCTAAAACCCGCATTAGAAAAGGGAAACGCATGAAGCCAATTAAAACACAAAAAATTCACACAAAAGATAAAAGTAGGCTCAATGCAAAATGATTAGTTTTGTGAAGATAAACGTCATTCGCGCCGAGACATGCAAAAAGTAAAA
The window above is part of the Thalassospira marina genome. Proteins encoded here:
- a CDS encoding class I SAM-dependent methyltransferase — its product is MKKFDIHKWRPELGAGGYANDDSNMAFYLRIHAILPKNAVILDLGAGRGPNLEMASKSQFRWKFMNLYEHCQHLIAADIDPIVTENMFAHETIVLKPNAPYPFKDNQFDIIISDWVLEHIDDISSFSSELYRILKPGGWFCARTPNKFGLIGLGVNFLGAFEHIILPWLQPERQTIDVFPKHHKLNTLSALSTAFKKDHWHNCTYRVSTQPAYHANKNWLFWATEKWQKFSPECMKTIILVFMQKKPSDNQQKIKN